GAGGAGCGGAACGCCGCCGCCGTTCGGCGGGTGTTTCACGCAAAGGGAGCGTACGATGCGGGGTACGTCGGCGACGAGAAGAGTGGGAGACCGCGGCCGCCGACTGTCAAACGGTCGCCCGGACCGTCGCGGAGCGCGGCGCGTCGCTCGTCGCGACGACGCGGACTCGCTCCCGCTTTCCACGGGCGACCGCGTCTCGGTCTACGAGTTCGAAGGTGGCGACGGGACCATCGCCGAGGAGTCCCACGACAGCGGCGGCGAGTTCGCCTCGGCACTTTCGGATGTGGGCCTGACGGTGGACAGTACCGTTCTCGGGGTTGGTGAATCACCCGGAGAATCCGTGGACGCTGACCGCCCGACGGTGATCCGTACGTCCGACGCGGCCTCGAATCCCGAACAGGCCGACGCCGTTCACGACCTGGTCGCGGCGGGCGCGAACCCAATCGTCGTCGCAACGCGGAACCCGTACGACCTCTCGACGATGCCGGACGTCGGGACGTACCTGACGACGTACGACGACACGCCGCCTCGCTCGCGCCCGTGGCCGACCTGCTGGTCGGCCGCGGCGAGTTTACCGGTCAGCTTCCGGTGACGATTCCGGGCGTCGAGGAACCATAAACGGTCGTTACTGCGCCTGCTCGGAAACGTTTCGAAACACGTCGGCCACCTCGTCGCCCAACCTGTCGAGGAGTTCCTCGCCCTTTTTCGCGGTGGCCAGTTTCGGGTCCCCGATGGCTCCCGAATCGGAGTACTCCTCGAACGGGCGGTAGGTCGAGAGCGGGCCGCCGACGTGGAGGTCCTGTATCCCGCGGTCGTACGGTTCGTCCAAGTATTCGGCGTCGGCCTCGTCCATCTTCACGAGTTCGGGGTACAGATGGCGCATGAGCGACGTTTCGAACTCGCCGCCGTGGGACATCCCGCCGACGTCGCTCTCCCGAACCTCGTCGATGAACGGTTCGGCGAGTTGGAAGTAGGTCAGTCCGGCGACCTCCACCCCTTCGTGTTCCTTGCCGACGATGCTGACGGCGCTTCCGATGGCGTTGCCATTGCCGCCGTGGCCGTTGACGAAGCAAATACCGTCGAAGCCGTTTTCGAGCGCGGTGTCGGCCACGTCGGCGAGCAGGTCGAGCAGGTCGTCCAGTTCGAGCGAGATGGTGCCCCCGAGCGAGAGGTGGTGGGGCGAAAAGCCCGACCACACCGGCGGCGTGACGAGGAGCGGGACGTCCTCCGCGGCGCGCTCCGCGCCCTCGTGGGCAACCGCGTCGGCCAACAGCGTGTCGGTGGCGACTGGGAGGTGGTGGCCGTGCTGTTCGATACTGCCGACGGGGACGACGACGACCGACCCATCGGCCGCGCCGACATCGCGGATTTCGCGTCGAGTCTTCGCCGCCCACGCGACGGGGGAGAGACGCATCGCTGCAGTCATGGGATACACTGCTCGTATCGGCCGTATAACGGTTTGGGTTCCGTCAAGACGGAACGGCGACGCCGTGACGAGTCTGTCGAGCGGCGACCGGAATTAAAATTCAAAGATATAGAAATAAATTTTATTGTTCTATAGCTCTATGATCGGGTATGGCGGGAGAAAAGCGGAGGTTCGATGGAATCGAACGGGAACTGACGACGAACGCGTCGAGGCGAACGTTCCTCAAAGGAACCGGCGCGATGGTCACGGCGGGCGCGCTCGCCGCTAGCGGGGCCGAGGCGGCGAGTGGCGGCAATCGCGTCGTCGGGTACTATCCCTCGTATGCGGGGAGTTACACGCCTTCGGACGTTCCGTTCGACGAACTCACGCACTTGAACTTCGCCTTCCTCGACGTGGCGTCGGACGGGACGGTCAGCGTCGGTAGTTCGTCGGACACGGATCTGCTGGACGAACTGGCGACGTACGACGACACGAACACGGTGTTCATGCTCTCCATCAGCGCCGGATGGTACTCGGGGACGTTCTCGGACGCCGCATCGACGGCGACGCGACGCCAGCGGTTCGCGAAGACGGCCGTCGATATCATGGAGGAGTACCAGTTCGACGGTC
This sequence is a window from Haladaptatus sp. R4. Protein-coding genes within it:
- a CDS encoding creatininase family protein, with protein sequence MTAAMRLSPVAWAAKTRREIRDVGAADGSVVVVPVGSIEQHGHHLPVATDTLLADAVAHEGAERAAEDVPLLVTPPVWSGFSPHHLSLGGTISLELDDLLDLLADVADTALENGFDGICFVNGHGGNGNAIGSAVSIVGKEHEGVEVAGLTYFQLAEPFIDEVRESDVGGMSHGGEFETSLMRHLYPELVKMDEADAEYLDEPYDRGIQDLHVGGPLSTYRPFEEYSDSGAIGDPKLATAKKGEELLDRLGDEVADVFRNVSEQAQ